One window of Brachybacterium ginsengisoli genomic DNA carries:
- a CDS encoding MFS transporter, giving the protein MSTTEPPTTSTGSSAPAAAPANTPARVITASMVGTTIEFFDFYAYATAASLVFPALFFPTQSPANQLLSSFAIFGVAFVARPLGSLLFGHFGDRVGRKTTLVASLLVMGIATFLIGVLPTASTPGFTVLAPAILVLLRFCQGVGLGGEWSGAALLATENAPPGKRALFGTFPQLGAPIGFILSNLLFVVLSLQLTDEQFMAWGWRLPFLLSAVLVIVGLWVRLKLMESPAFQKVIAEERVAAVPIARVFRTAWKPLVLATIAMVATYVLFYLMTAFLMVVGTTASDKGIAQAAAEAAGKPFDVAGFVPGLGYARPQFLTMLIIGVVFFGIFTLVSGPLADRMGRRRLLLGVTVGIGVFGFLIEPLMHAGTAGVMAALILGFTLMGLTFGPMAAFLPEMFRSDVRYTGSAVSYNMASVIGAAPAPYAMIALWQALDGSLWLVGGYLTLAAIITLVALLVGKETREVDYLA; this is encoded by the coding sequence GTGAGCACCACTGAACCTCCGACGACATCCACCGGATCGTCCGCGCCCGCCGCGGCGCCCGCCAACACCCCTGCGCGCGTCATCACCGCGTCGATGGTGGGCACGACGATCGAGTTCTTCGACTTCTACGCCTACGCGACAGCGGCCTCGCTGGTCTTCCCGGCGCTGTTCTTCCCGACGCAGTCGCCGGCGAACCAGCTGCTGAGCTCCTTCGCGATCTTCGGCGTCGCCTTCGTGGCCCGCCCGCTGGGCTCGCTGCTGTTCGGCCACTTCGGCGACCGCGTGGGGCGCAAGACCACGCTCGTGGCGAGCCTGCTGGTGATGGGCATCGCGACCTTCCTCATCGGCGTGCTGCCCACGGCGTCCACGCCCGGGTTCACGGTGCTCGCCCCGGCGATCCTGGTCCTGCTGCGGTTCTGCCAGGGTGTGGGCCTCGGCGGCGAGTGGTCCGGTGCGGCGCTGCTGGCCACCGAGAACGCCCCACCCGGAAAGCGCGCCCTGTTCGGCACCTTCCCGCAGCTCGGCGCTCCGATCGGCTTCATCCTCTCGAACCTGCTGTTTGTGGTGCTCAGCCTGCAGCTCACCGACGAGCAGTTCATGGCATGGGGCTGGCGCCTGCCCTTCCTGCTCTCGGCGGTCCTGGTGATCGTCGGGCTGTGGGTGCGGCTGAAGCTCATGGAGAGCCCCGCCTTCCAGAAGGTCATCGCCGAGGAGCGCGTGGCCGCGGTCCCGATCGCCCGTGTGTTCCGCACCGCCTGGAAGCCGCTGGTGCTCGCCACCATCGCGATGGTCGCCACCTACGTGCTCTTCTACCTGATGACCGCGTTCCTCATGGTGGTCGGCACCACCGCGTCCGACAAGGGCATCGCCCAGGCCGCGGCCGAGGCCGCCGGCAAGCCCTTCGACGTCGCGGGCTTCGTGCCGGGCCTGGGCTATGCCCGCCCGCAGTTCCTCACGATGCTGATCATCGGCGTGGTCTTCTTCGGCATCTTCACGCTCGTGTCCGGGCCGCTCGCGGACCGGATGGGTCGGCGCCGTCTGCTGCTGGGCGTGACCGTGGGCATCGGCGTCTTCGGCTTCCTCATCGAGCCGCTCATGCACGCGGGGACCGCCGGCGTGATGGCCGCGCTCATCCTCGGCTTCACCCTGATGGGCCTCACCTTCGGCCCGATGGCGGCGTTCCTGCCGGAGATGTTCCGCTCCGACGTGCGGTACACCGGCAGCGCGGTCAGCTACAACATGGCCTCGGTCATCGGTGCGGCCCCGGCGCCCTACGCGATGATCGCCCTGTGGCAGGCGCTGGACGGCTCGCTCTGGCTGGTGGGCGGATACCTCACCCTGGCCGCGATCATCACCCTGGTGGCGCTCCTGGTCGGCAAGGAGACCCGCGAGGTGGACTACCTGGCCTGA
- a CDS encoding NAD-dependent epimerase/dehydratase family protein — translation MSRIVLAGGAGALGRALSSALAAAGHEVVVLTRSPRPGHEKGEIRDVGWDGRTQGAWARVLRHPRLEDAIADLLPGPAPR, via the coding sequence GTGAGCCGGATCGTCCTGGCGGGCGGTGCCGGGGCGCTCGGCCGCGCGCTCTCCTCCGCGCTCGCCGCTGCCGGCCACGAGGTCGTGGTGCTCACCCGCTCGCCCCGACCGGGGCACGAGAAGGGGGAGATCCGGGACGTCGGCTGGGACGGCCGCACTCAGGGCGCCTGGGCCCGAGTGCTCCGGCATCCGCGCCTCGAGGACGCGATCGCGGATCTCCTCCCCGGGCCCGCGCCCCGCTGA
- a CDS encoding peptide ABC transporter substrate-binding protein produces the protein MAITRRSMMLGTAAGGAAALTLAACGGDDSGSGGSDGGGAGSGEPILANGTEPENPLVPTNTSEVGGGRVVTSVFSGLVYYTADGKVENEVAESIESDDNQTWTITIREGLKFSDGSALTAQNFVDAWNFGANTANAQKSQSFFEPIEGFDKVAAEDATEDLTLSGLKVVDDTSFTVKLVSTQADFSSRLGYSAYSPLPASAFDDIEAFGEKPVGNGPYMVDSWTHDSEIVLVPNPEYDGPRAAKNAGVTFVIYDNDETLYNDMLSGNVDVSDMIPTGALATFEDELGDRAVNAPGAVFQSFTIPQNDPDFSGEAGKIRRKALSYAIDRKAICDSLFYGTRTPATDFVAPVIDGGGATDIPGAEVLVFDEAKAKELWAEAEKIQPFKGPFTLAYNADSPHKDWVEAVCNSVKNTLGIEATPNPFPAFGEFREQITARTLKGAFRSGWQADYPSVFNFLGPIYSSAAADGKGSNDGDYKNPEFDDLLKEGLAAADIDAANEKFHAAEAILMEDLPAFPLWYQNTFGGYSDLVSDVQYGWDTVPLYYAITK, from the coding sequence ATGGCCATCACGCGCCGTTCCATGATGCTGGGCACCGCCGCCGGCGGTGCCGCTGCACTGACCCTCGCCGCCTGCGGTGGCGACGACTCCGGTTCCGGAGGCAGCGACGGCGGAGGCGCCGGCTCGGGGGAGCCGATCCTCGCCAACGGCACCGAGCCCGAGAACCCGCTGGTGCCCACCAACACCAGCGAGGTCGGCGGCGGCCGCGTCGTCACCTCGGTCTTCTCCGGCCTCGTGTACTACACGGCCGACGGCAAGGTCGAGAACGAGGTCGCCGAGTCCATCGAGTCCGACGACAACCAGACCTGGACCATCACGATCCGCGAGGGTCTGAAGTTCTCCGACGGCTCCGCGCTGACCGCGCAGAACTTCGTCGACGCCTGGAACTTCGGCGCCAACACGGCCAACGCCCAGAAGAGCCAGTCCTTCTTCGAGCCGATCGAGGGCTTCGACAAGGTCGCGGCCGAGGATGCCACGGAGGACCTCACGCTCTCGGGCCTGAAGGTCGTGGACGACACGAGCTTCACCGTCAAGCTGGTCTCCACCCAGGCTGACTTCTCCTCCCGCCTCGGGTACTCGGCGTACTCGCCGCTGCCCGCCTCGGCCTTCGACGACATCGAGGCCTTCGGCGAGAAGCCGGTGGGCAACGGCCCGTACATGGTCGACTCCTGGACGCACGACTCCGAGATCGTCCTGGTCCCGAACCCGGAGTACGACGGCCCCCGTGCCGCCAAGAACGCCGGCGTCACATTCGTCATCTACGACAACGACGAGACGCTCTACAACGACATGCTCTCGGGCAACGTCGACGTCTCCGACATGATCCCCACGGGCGCCCTGGCGACCTTCGAGGACGAGCTCGGCGATCGTGCGGTCAACGCGCCCGGCGCGGTGTTCCAGTCGTTCACCATCCCGCAGAACGACCCGGACTTCTCCGGTGAGGCCGGCAAGATCCGCCGCAAGGCGCTCTCGTACGCCATCGACCGCAAGGCGATCTGCGACTCGCTGTTCTACGGCACCCGCACCCCCGCGACGGACTTCGTCGCTCCCGTGATCGACGGCGGCGGCGCCACCGACATCCCCGGCGCCGAGGTGCTCGTCTTCGACGAGGCCAAGGCCAAGGAGCTGTGGGCGGAGGCGGAGAAGATCCAGCCCTTCAAGGGCCCGTTCACCCTGGCCTACAACGCCGACTCCCCGCACAAGGACTGGGTCGAGGCCGTGTGCAACTCGGTCAAGAACACCCTGGGCATCGAGGCCACGCCGAACCCGTTCCCGGCGTTCGGCGAGTTCCGCGAGCAGATCACCGCGCGCACGCTGAAGGGTGCCTTCCGCTCCGGCTGGCAGGCCGACTACCCCTCGGTCTTCAACTTCCTCGGCCCGATCTACTCCTCCGCCGCGGCGGACGGCAAGGGCAGCAACGACGGCGACTACAAGAACCCGGAGTTCGACGACCTCCTCAAGGAGGGTCTCGCCGCTGCGGACATCGACGCCGCGAACGAGAAGTTCCACGCCGCCGAGGCGATCCTCATGGAGGACCTCCCGGCCTTCCCGCTGTGGTACCAGAACACCTTCGGCGGGTACTCCGACCTGGTCTCGGATGTCCAGTACGGCTGGGACACGGTCCCGCTGTACTACGCGATCACCAAGTGA
- a CDS encoding ABC transporter permease: MRSEPVSRSGRPAAEHFVARLDETPLQAVDAVDTTSAPRSMWAEAGRSLVRNPVFLISAALIVFILFVAAFPSLFTSQDPNYGDISSSSKPPSSEHPLGTTRLGYDVLARVIYGTRTSVMVGFLTMILATLIGGILGALAGYVGGFFDSLLSRITDIFFAIPLILGAIVIANRVDSMNVWMVILVLGVFGWTNVARIMRGSVISVKNQDFVTASKALGANPVINLVKHVVPNAIAPVIVTATVNLGVYIVSEATLSFLGVGLPTTSVSWGGDISVAQTALRTQPMMLFYPSLALAITVLSFIMLGDAVRDALDPKARKR, encoded by the coding sequence ATGCGAAGTGAACCCGTCTCCCGATCCGGCCGCCCCGCGGCCGAGCACTTCGTCGCCCGGCTGGACGAGACCCCCCTGCAGGCGGTCGACGCGGTGGACACCACCTCCGCGCCGCGCTCGATGTGGGCCGAGGCCGGGCGCAGCCTGGTGCGCAACCCCGTCTTCCTGATCTCCGCGGCGCTCATCGTCTTCATCCTGTTCGTCGCCGCGTTCCCGAGCCTGTTCACCAGCCAGGACCCCAACTACGGGGACATCTCGTCCTCGAGCAAGCCGCCGAGCAGCGAGCACCCCCTGGGCACCACCCGCCTCGGGTACGACGTGCTCGCCCGCGTGATCTACGGGACCCGCACCTCGGTGATGGTCGGCTTCCTCACGATGATCCTCGCGACCCTCATCGGCGGGATCCTCGGTGCGCTGGCCGGCTACGTGGGCGGGTTCTTCGACTCGCTGCTCTCCCGCATCACGGACATCTTCTTCGCGATCCCGCTGATCCTCGGCGCGATCGTCATCGCGAACCGCGTGGACTCCATGAACGTGTGGATGGTGATCCTGGTGCTGGGCGTCTTCGGCTGGACCAACGTCGCCCGCATCATGCGCGGCTCGGTGATCTCGGTGAAGAACCAGGACTTCGTGACCGCCTCCAAGGCGCTGGGCGCGAATCCGGTGATCAACCTCGTCAAGCACGTGGTCCCCAACGCGATCGCCCCCGTGATCGTCACGGCGACCGTGAACCTGGGCGTCTACATCGTCTCCGAGGCGACCCTGTCGTTCCTGGGCGTCGGCCTCCCGACCACCTCGGTGTCCTGGGGCGGCGACATCTCCGTCGCCCAGACCGCGCTGCGGACCCAGCCGATGATGCTCTTCTACCCCTCCCTGGCGCTCGCCATCACCGTGCTGAGCTTCATCATGCTCGGCGATGCGGTGCGCGATGCCCTCGACCCGAAGGCGAGGAAGCGATGA
- a CDS encoding flotillin family protein, whose translation MELFLPIIVVIVIVAIVLLIGVVALMRSYRIAAPNEALIITGRNAKASPTGDIDLESGSARVIIGGRAIVRPIVDRAFVLSLSSRQIPVEVEGYSMNGIFLRLRGVAQVKVGGNVDDVRKASQRFLDQQQQIDHYTQEILSGTLRAVVGTLSVEQIIRDRASFASQVQAEAEHSMNNQGLVIDTFQISAIEDDGSYLRDWGRPEAALVAKRAAIAESDANRESTQARNVNLQQEAESKQAFDLRNAEIKEETDARQAIADASGPLARAAQQQRIIEQEELIAVRNNDLREKQLIAEVHKPAEAKRYAEQQDADSKKYARIAESEAQLTDERNRAESRKVTADAEAHAIETRGRAEAEVDLQRRSKDAEAVRLEGEAEAAALRAKGEAEGASIRAKGDAEAETTRARAEAYKQFNDAAVLNQVLEVLPAVANELSAPYSNISNLSVFSTDGEAKIGQNISLGLAQVLDMVKSTTGVDFQDTLQRAADGGRVVREQADQVPPAPQPAADDAADPAVEGSDA comes from the coding sequence ATGGAACTGTTCTTGCCCATCATCGTGGTGATCGTCATCGTCGCGATCGTCCTGCTGATCGGGGTGGTCGCGCTCATGCGCAGCTACCGGATCGCAGCGCCCAACGAGGCCCTGATCATCACGGGCCGCAATGCGAAGGCGAGCCCCACCGGGGACATCGACCTCGAGTCCGGCAGCGCCCGGGTCATCATCGGCGGCCGCGCGATCGTGCGCCCCATCGTGGACCGCGCGTTCGTCCTCAGCCTGAGCTCGCGCCAGATCCCGGTCGAGGTCGAGGGCTACTCGATGAACGGCATCTTCCTCCGGCTGCGCGGGGTGGCGCAGGTGAAGGTCGGCGGCAACGTGGACGACGTCCGCAAGGCCTCGCAGCGCTTCCTCGACCAGCAGCAGCAGATCGACCACTACACCCAGGAGATCCTCTCGGGCACCCTGCGCGCCGTGGTCGGCACCCTGAGCGTCGAGCAGATCATCCGTGACCGCGCCTCCTTCGCCAGCCAGGTGCAGGCCGAGGCCGAGCACTCGATGAACAACCAGGGTCTGGTCATCGACACCTTCCAGATCTCCGCCATCGAGGACGACGGCTCCTACCTGCGTGACTGGGGTCGTCCCGAGGCGGCGCTGGTGGCCAAGCGCGCCGCGATCGCCGAGTCGGACGCGAACCGTGAATCGACCCAGGCCCGCAACGTGAACCTCCAGCAGGAGGCCGAGTCGAAGCAGGCCTTCGACCTCCGCAACGCGGAGATCAAGGAGGAGACCGATGCGCGTCAGGCCATCGCCGACGCCTCCGGCCCCCTGGCCCGTGCCGCTCAGCAGCAGCGGATCATCGAGCAGGAGGAGCTCATCGCGGTCCGCAACAACGACCTGCGGGAGAAGCAGCTGATCGCCGAGGTCCACAAGCCCGCCGAGGCCAAGCGCTACGCCGAGCAGCAGGATGCGGACTCCAAGAAGTACGCCCGCATCGCCGAGTCGGAGGCGCAGCTGACCGACGAGCGCAACCGTGCGGAGTCCCGCAAGGTCACCGCGGACGCCGAGGCGCACGCCATCGAGACCCGCGGTCGAGCCGAGGCCGAGGTCGACCTCCAGCGCCGGTCGAAGGACGCCGAGGCCGTGCGCCTCGAGGGCGAGGCGGAAGCCGCGGCCCTGCGCGCCAAGGGTGAGGCCGAGGGCGCGTCGATCCGCGCCAAGGGCGACGCCGAGGCCGAGACCACGCGCGCTCGCGCCGAGGCCTACAAGCAGTTCAACGACGCCGCGGTGCTGAACCAGGTGCTCGAGGTGCTGCCGGCAGTCGCCAACGAGCTGTCCGCTCCGTACTCGAACATCTCCAACCTGTCGGTGTTCTCCACCGATGGCGAGGCGAAGATCGGTCAGAACATCTCGCTGGGTCTCGCCCAGGTGCTCGACATGGTCAAGTCCACCACCGGTGTGGACTTCCAGGACACGCTCCAGCGCGCCGCCGACGGCGGCCGGGTGGTGCGCGAGCAGGCCGATCAGGTCCCGCCGGCGCCGCAGCCCGCGGCCGACGACGCGGCGGACCCCGCCGTCGAGGGGTCCGACGCCTGA
- the pgi gene encoding glucose-6-phosphate isomerase, which translates to MTSPDTSSPIDPTSTDAWAELEAHNLEIEGSLREWFDTDSGRAEHFTHDAADLHVDLSKNLVLPRTMELLLQLAREVGVQEHRDAMFAGAHINSTEDRAVLHTALRRPAGASPALEVDGQKIDEDVQETLRRVYDFARSVRSGQWTGVTGKRIETVVNIGIGGSDLGPVMIYEALKPLAQDGLEARFLSNIDPTDAYATTKDLDPETTLVIVASKTFTTLETLTNARLVRQWLLSGLRENAGLTVEQEAEAIAKHFVAVSTALDKVEAFGIDPANAFGFWDWVGGRYSVDSAIGTVLATVLGPEVFEELLAGFHAMDEHFRTAPAEQNVPLLMGLLNVWNVNFLEAETHAVLPYSQYLHRFPAYLQQLTMESNGKAVRWDGSLATTETGEVFWGEPGTNGQHAFYQLIHQGTRVIPADFIAFATPNHALVDGEQDVHELFLANFFAQTKALAFGKTAEEVRAEGTEGALVAAREFSGDRPTTSIMAPKLTPAVLGQLVALYEHITFVQGVVWGINSFDQWGVELGKQLAKGLAGAVAGDEQAIAAEDASTAALIRYYQEHRKA; encoded by the coding sequence ATGACTTCTCCCGACACCTCCTCCCCGATCGATCCGACCTCCACCGACGCCTGGGCCGAGCTCGAGGCGCACAACCTCGAGATCGAGGGCTCGCTGCGCGAGTGGTTCGACACCGACTCCGGGCGCGCCGAGCACTTCACCCACGACGCCGCCGACCTCCACGTCGACCTCTCCAAGAACCTCGTGCTCCCCCGCACCATGGAGCTGCTGCTGCAGCTGGCCCGCGAGGTGGGGGTCCAGGAGCACCGCGACGCGATGTTCGCCGGCGCGCACATCAACTCCACCGAGGACCGCGCGGTGCTGCACACCGCGCTGCGCCGCCCCGCCGGCGCCTCCCCCGCCCTCGAGGTCGACGGCCAGAAGATCGACGAGGACGTCCAGGAGACCCTGCGCCGCGTCTACGACTTCGCGCGCTCCGTCCGCTCCGGGCAGTGGACGGGCGTCACCGGCAAGCGCATCGAGACGGTCGTGAACATCGGCATCGGCGGCAGCGATCTCGGCCCGGTCATGATCTACGAGGCGCTGAAGCCCCTCGCCCAGGACGGGCTCGAGGCGCGCTTCCTCTCCAACATCGACCCCACCGACGCCTACGCCACCACGAAGGACCTCGATCCCGAGACCACCCTCGTGATCGTCGCGTCCAAGACCTTCACCACGCTCGAGACCCTCACCAACGCGCGGCTCGTGCGGCAGTGGCTGCTGAGCGGTCTGCGCGAGAACGCGGGCCTGACCGTCGAGCAGGAGGCCGAGGCGATCGCCAAGCACTTCGTCGCCGTCTCCACCGCCCTGGACAAGGTCGAGGCCTTCGGCATCGACCCCGCGAACGCCTTCGGGTTCTGGGACTGGGTGGGCGGCCGCTACTCGGTGGACTCGGCCATCGGGACCGTGCTCGCCACGGTGCTCGGGCCGGAGGTCTTCGAGGAGCTGCTGGCCGGCTTCCATGCGATGGACGAGCACTTCCGCACCGCCCCGGCGGAGCAGAACGTGCCCCTGCTGATGGGCCTGCTGAACGTGTGGAACGTGAACTTCCTCGAGGCGGAGACGCACGCGGTGCTCCCCTACTCCCAGTACCTCCACCGCTTCCCCGCCTACCTCCAGCAGCTCACCATGGAGTCCAACGGCAAGGCCGTGCGCTGGGACGGCTCGCTCGCCACCACCGAGACCGGCGAGGTGTTCTGGGGCGAGCCGGGCACCAACGGCCAGCACGCCTTCTACCAGCTCATCCACCAGGGAACCCGCGTGATCCCGGCGGACTTCATCGCCTTCGCGACCCCGAACCACGCGCTGGTCGACGGCGAGCAGGACGTCCACGAGCTGTTCCTGGCGAACTTCTTCGCGCAGACCAAGGCGCTGGCCTTCGGCAAGACCGCCGAGGAGGTGCGCGCCGAGGGCACCGAGGGCGCTCTGGTCGCCGCCCGCGAATTCTCCGGGGACCGCCCCACCACCTCGATCATGGCGCCGAAGCTCACCCCCGCGGTGCTGGGCCAGCTGGTCGCGCTCTACGAGCACATCACCTTCGTGCAGGGCGTGGTCTGGGGCATCAATTCCTTCGACCAGTGGGGCGTGGAGCTCGGCAAGCAGCTCGCCAAGGGCCTCGCCGGCGCCGTCGCCGGGGACGAGCAGGCGATCGCGGCCGAGGACGCCTCGACCGCCGCGCTGATCCGTTACTACCAGGAGCACCGCAAGGCCTGA
- a CDS encoding ABC transporter permease gives MIWYIGRRLLQMIPVFLGATLIVYLMAFSSSGDPIAAIAGDKPISPAVADKLRAQYHLDQPVVVQWLIYLRNLLQGDFGIGFNGRPIIDQIQAALPVTIRLSIIAVIIETVFGVIAGVVSGLKKGTLIDTTLLMVSLLVIAVPTFVIGFVAQFVLGVQLGIAPVNVGRDPSWQNLLVPGFVLGAVSFAYVLRLTRTSIAEVATADHVRTATAKGLSRGGVITKHILRNSLIPVVTFIGADLGALMGGAIVTEGIFNINGIGSLLFRAINAGESPMIVSVVTLLVIIFLVANLIVDLLYAVLDPRIRYAK, from the coding sequence GTGATCTGGTACATCGGGCGGCGACTGCTGCAGATGATCCCCGTGTTCCTCGGCGCCACCCTCATCGTCTATCTGATGGCCTTCTCGTCCTCCGGGGACCCCATCGCGGCGATCGCGGGTGACAAGCCGATCTCCCCGGCCGTGGCCGACAAGCTCCGTGCGCAATACCACCTGGACCAGCCGGTGGTGGTCCAGTGGCTGATCTACCTGCGGAATCTTCTGCAGGGTGACTTCGGCATCGGGTTCAACGGGCGGCCGATCATCGATCAGATCCAGGCGGCGCTCCCGGTGACCATCCGGCTCTCGATCATCGCCGTGATCATCGAGACGGTCTTCGGCGTGATCGCCGGCGTCGTGTCGGGCCTGAAGAAGGGCACCCTCATCGACACCACGCTGCTGATGGTGTCGCTGCTCGTCATCGCCGTCCCCACCTTCGTGATCGGCTTCGTGGCGCAGTTCGTGCTGGGCGTGCAGCTCGGGATCGCCCCGGTGAACGTCGGCCGGGATCCCTCCTGGCAGAACCTGCTGGTCCCTGGCTTCGTGCTGGGTGCGGTCTCCTTCGCCTACGTGCTGCGCCTGACCCGCACCTCGATCGCCGAGGTCGCCACCGCCGACCATGTGCGCACCGCGACCGCCAAGGGGCTCTCGCGCGGGGGCGTCATCACCAAGCACATCCTGCGCAACTCCCTGATCCCCGTGGTCACCTTCATCGGAGCGGACCTCGGTGCGCTCATGGGCGGCGCGATCGTCACCGAGGGCATCTTCAACATCAACGGCATCGGCTCGCTGCTCTTCCGCGCCATCAACGCCGGCGAGAGCCCGATGATCGTGTCCGTGGTGACCCTCCTGGTCATCATCTTCCTGGTCGCCAACCTGATCGTCGACCTGCTCTACGCCGTTCTCGACCCGAGGATCCGCTATGCGAAGTGA
- a CDS encoding endonuclease/exonuclease/phosphatase family protein: MNPGGEDRIAPWRVASANIRHGLGDDGRVDLERTARELRALGADVIGVQEIDAGYGPRSGGVEQPTVLAGLLGMRHAFGAALDLPPAQADGPRRRYGVALLTRHEILSQHLHPLPDHPAAVAPGEPRAVLHTRLRRDDGEELDVLVTHLEAGDGAHRTSQVQGIVRLTDALTGPVVLMGDMNADPASAELAALPATGWQDAAQQLESAMAAARAASRRTDDRAVHMWSPMLLDRTPLPLLRRALPLVRRVVIPPLRRRVVPLLDLAGRRPARPTAATHPAGFPVRRIDVIWVRGGITATEVAVGPRGSSDHRSITATLHLPR; this comes from the coding sequence ATGAACCCGGGAGGCGAGGACCGGATCGCCCCGTGGCGGGTGGCCAGCGCCAACATCCGCCACGGGCTCGGCGACGACGGCCGGGTCGACCTCGAGCGCACCGCGAGGGAGCTCCGTGCGCTCGGAGCCGATGTGATCGGGGTGCAGGAGATCGACGCGGGCTACGGCCCGCGCTCCGGCGGCGTGGAGCAGCCGACGGTCCTCGCCGGGCTGCTGGGGATGCGGCACGCCTTCGGCGCCGCGCTGGACCTCCCACCGGCGCAGGCCGACGGTCCGCGACGGCGGTACGGGGTCGCGCTGCTGACCCGCCACGAGATCCTCTCCCAGCACCTGCACCCGCTGCCGGACCACCCGGCGGCCGTCGCCCCCGGCGAGCCCCGCGCGGTGCTCCACACGAGGCTTCGCCGCGACGATGGTGAGGAGCTCGACGTGCTGGTCACCCACCTGGAGGCGGGCGACGGAGCGCACCGCACCTCCCAGGTGCAGGGCATCGTCCGCCTGACCGATGCGCTGACCGGACCGGTGGTGCTGATGGGCGACATGAACGCCGACCCCGCCTCCGCGGAGCTCGCCGCCCTCCCGGCCACCGGCTGGCAGGACGCCGCCCAGCAGCTCGAGTCCGCGATGGCAGCGGCGCGCGCGGCCTCACGGCGCACCGACGACCGCGCCGTGCACATGTGGTCGCCGATGCTGCTGGATCGGACCCCGCTCCCGCTTCTGCGCCGTGCTCTGCCGCTGGTGCGGCGCGTCGTGATCCCGCCGCTGCGGCGGCGCGTGGTGCCCCTGCTGGACCTCGCCGGTCGGCGTCCCGCCCGCCCCACCGCGGCCACACACCCCGCCGGATTCCCGGTGCGCCGCATCGACGTCATCTGGGTGCGGGGCGGGATCACCGCCACCGAGGTCGCCGTCGGCCCCCGCGGCAGCTCAGACCACCGGTCGATCACGGCCACCCTGCACCTGCCGCGCTGA
- a CDS encoding acyl-CoA dehydrogenase family protein, with protein sequence MSITAEDLLPDPLLATFRERAAVHDRENTFPKDDLADLRELGYLRLLVPTELGGLGGSLLEASRIQRRLAQAAPATALSMNMHLVVTGAALHAHRLGIGAVRTILEEAAAGKLFAFGISEAGNDAMLFDSSTRAEEQEDGSHLVTGTKIFTSLAPVWDRLVVHGRLAEASEVDPRLVFGVLERTEEVETLDDWDTHGMRPSQSRTTRLHGARIPADQVLTTTPVGPNPDPFVMGVFGAFELLIASVYTGVAERAVAVGAEIAGSRRSVTKGIVHADDPDIRRRLARAAIAVDGSVLQIEKLLADLDALGTGESGAGTVDHGPRWFLHFSGVKSCSTEAAIGAVDEVLRASGGSQFFRRSELERLSRDVRAGMYHPSDEESVQASYAKALLGEIGAERSVVER encoded by the coding sequence ATGAGCATCACCGCCGAGGACCTCCTGCCCGACCCGCTGCTGGCCACCTTCCGCGAGCGGGCCGCGGTCCATGACCGCGAGAACACCTTCCCGAAGGATGACCTCGCCGATCTCCGTGAGCTCGGCTACCTCCGACTGCTGGTCCCCACCGAGCTCGGCGGGCTGGGCGGGAGCCTGCTCGAGGCCTCGCGGATCCAGCGTCGGCTCGCCCAGGCGGCCCCCGCGACCGCGCTGTCGATGAACATGCACCTGGTCGTCACCGGGGCCGCGCTGCACGCCCACCGCCTCGGCATCGGCGCGGTGCGCACGATCCTGGAGGAGGCCGCCGCCGGGAAGCTCTTCGCCTTCGGGATCTCCGAGGCCGGCAACGATGCGATGCTCTTCGACTCCTCGACCCGCGCCGAGGAGCAGGAGGACGGTTCCCACCTCGTCACCGGAACGAAGATCTTCACCTCCCTCGCCCCGGTCTGGGACCGCCTGGTGGTGCACGGTCGCCTCGCCGAGGCCTCCGAGGTCGATCCGCGGCTGGTCTTCGGCGTGCTCGAGCGCACCGAGGAGGTCGAGACCCTCGATGACTGGGACACCCACGGCATGCGCCCCTCCCAGTCCCGCACCACCCGTCTCCACGGCGCCCGGATCCCGGCCGATCAGGTGCTGACCACCACCCCCGTCGGCCCGAACCCCGATCCGTTCGTGATGGGGGTCTTCGGGGCCTTCGAGCTGCTGATCGCGTCGGTCTACACCGGCGTCGCCGAGCGCGCCGTCGCCGTCGGCGCGGAGATCGCCGGCTCCCGCCGAAGCGTCACCAAGGGCATCGTCCACGCCGACGACCCCGACATCCGCCGTCGGCTCGCCCGCGCCGCGATCGCCGTGGACGGCTCCGTGCTGCAGATCGAGAAGCTGCTCGCCGATCTCGACGCCCTCGGCACCGGCGAGAGCGGTGCGGGGACCGTCGACCACGGACCCCGCTGGTTCCTGCACTTCTCCGGCGTGAAGTCCTGCTCCACGGAGGCGGCGATCGGCGCCGTCGACGAGGTGCTGCGGGCCAGCGGAGGCTCCCAGTTCTTCCGCCGCAGCGAGCTCGAGCGGCTCTCCCGGGACGTGCGCGCCGGGATGTACCACCCCTCCGACGAGGAGTCGGTGCAGGCCTCCTACGCGAAGGCGCTGCTCGGCGAGATCGGCGCGGAGCGATCGGTGGTGGAGAGGTGA